One stretch of Prunus persica cultivar Lovell chromosome G1, Prunus_persica_NCBIv2, whole genome shotgun sequence DNA includes these proteins:
- the LOC109946278 gene encoding uncharacterized protein LOC109946278, which produces MLERFFPPSFFDVMVHLTIHLGREARLCGPVQYRWMYPFERYMKVLKGYVMNRARPEGCMAERYLAEECALLCSKYIKQAADIGSRNARNEEFENGLLLEGRPISQGKRIILTNEMLQVAHRQVLFNMAEVQPYIEMHLDELRHSNRRLLKNETLLQKKHVESFGTWLDAKIRAEEMVHNVSNTLKWLAREPSRYAVSYSGFVINGLRFHTKEFEKSRQDSGVSLEATTICISSARDNTPVTGKVAYYGVLREVIVLSYHEFYIALFKCDWASIVNGIKLDDGFTLVNLHEGQSQFERDPFILASQAKQVFYSREDETSSWYVVMKAPPKGFQDLEISDEMESGTSTPFDVSRLDYDDNEDEQYVRMDVDGMFFDE; this is translated from the exons ATGTTAGAAAGGTTCTTTCCTCCTTCTTTCTTCGACGTAATGGTGCATTTGACAATCCACCTAGGACGGGAAGCTCGTCTATGCGGACCGGTTCAATATCGTTGGATGTATCCATTTGAGAG GTATATGAAAGTGTTGAAAGGATATGTTATGAATCGTGCACGACCGGAAGGGTGTATGGCTGAACGCTACCTCGCTGAAGAGTGTGCTTTGCTATGTAGCAAGTATATAAAGCAAGCTGCTGATATAGGCTCTAGAAATGCACGCAATGAAGAGTTTGAAAATGGTTTACTGCTGGAAGGGCGTCCAATAtctcaaggaaaaagaataattCTTACAAATGAGATGTTACAAGTTGCTCATCGCCAAGTGCTGTTCAATATGGCAGAAGTGCAGCCATATATAGA GATGCATTTGGATGAACTTAGGCATTCAAATAGACGTCTATTAAAGAATGAAACTTTATTACAGAAAAAGCacgtggagtcatttggcacATGGTTGGATGCTAAG ATTAGGGCGGAGGAGATGGTCCACAATGTGTCAAATACTTTAAAGTGGCTTGCGCGTGAGCCTAGTCGCTATGCAGTTTCATATTCTGGTTTTGTTATCAATGGTCTTCGGTTTCACACTAAAGAATTTGAGAAATCTCGACAAGACAGCGGTGTTTCACTTGAAGCAACAACTATTTGTATATCTAGTGCAAGAGACAATACACCAGTCACAGGGAAAGTAGCTTATTATGGGGTTTTGAGAGAAGTCATAGTCTTGTCATATCATGAATTTTATATTGCCTTATTCAAGTGTGATTGGGCAAGCATTGTGAATGGTATCAAACTAGATGATGGATTTACCTTAGTTAACCTCCACGAAGGACAAAGTCAATTTGAAAGGGATCCTTTCATTTTAGCATCACAAGCTAAACAAGTTTTTTATTCTAGGGAGGATGAGACATCTAGTTGGTATGTTGTCATGAAAGCACCACCCAAAGGATTTCAAGACTTGGAGATATCCGATGAGATGGAAAGTGGCACATCTACCCCATTTGATGTATCAAgacttgattatgatgataaTGAGGATGAACAATATGTGCGGATGGACGTTGATGGAATGTTTTTTGATGAGTAG
- the LOC109949657 gene encoding uncharacterized protein LOC109949657 — MDPAYTTWVFHGESPSDDVQYEDVEMPEANRLYHDFYFQDDEVEGYPCESKKAEIENFIREVETPLFLGCTKYTKMSAIVALLKYKATNSLTDSAFDEMLQIFGDMLPENNTLPGSLYSTKKIFKAFELGYEKIHACVNDCCLFRHDLEMVEECPKCGSSRWKVNQRNSKIEKGVPAKVLRYFPIIPRLRRMYAITETAEHLRWHSTHKSQDGKMRHPVDSLAWDRINKKWPSFESDPRNIRFGLSTDGFNPFQDLSSRYSCWPVVLVTYNLPPWLCMSKESLMLTLLIPGPKQPGNDIDIYLAPLIDDLKDLWNNGVKVYDAFSKETFNLKAVLMWTVNDFPAYGNLSGWSTKGRFACPICRKDTCADWLTHSHKFSYMGHRRFLAPNHPYRKKMSWFNGHHEDRSRPKISTESTSTS, encoded by the exons ATGGATCCTGCCTATACCACTTGGGTTTTCCATGGTGAAAGTCCAAGTGATGATGTTCAATATGAAGATGTGGAAATGCCCGAGGCAAATAGGTTGTACCATGACTTTTATTTCCAAGATGATGAAGTTGAGGGGTACCCTTGTGAAAGTAAAAaggcagaaattgaaaattttattagaGAAGTTGAAACTCCTTTATTTCTTGGTTGTACTAAGTATACAAAGATGTCAGCAATTGTAGCTTTATTGAAGTATAAAGCAACAAATAGTCTAACAGATAGTGCTTTTGATGAAATGCTTCAAATTTTTGGTGATATGCTACCAGAAAATAACACACTTCCTGGTTCATTATATTCAACCAAAAAGATATTTAAGGCATTTGAACTTGGATATGAGAAGATACATGCATGCGTGAATGATTGTTGTCTATTTAGACATGATCTTGAGATGGTGGAGGAATGTCCTAAATGTGGTTCTTCGAGATGGAAAGTAAATCAACGCAattctaaaattgaaaagggAGTCCCTGCAAAAGTATTGCGTTACTTTCCAATAATACCGCGATTGAGGAGGATGTATGCAATAACTGAGACAGCTGAACATTTAAGGTGGCACTCAACACATAAAAGTCAAGATGGTAAGATGAGACATCCCGTTGATTCTTTGGCATGGGATAGGATAAACAAGAAGTGGCCTTCTTTTGAATCAGACCCTCGGAATATTAGATTTGGCCTTTCTACGGATGGTTTTAACCCTTTTCAAGATCTTAGCTCTAGATATAGTTGCTGGCCAGTTGTTTTGGTTACATATAATTTGCCTCCTTGGTTATGCATGTCTAAGGAGAGTTTGATGTTGACTTTACTAATCCCAGGTCCAAAACAGCCAGGTAATGACATTGACATTTATTTGGCACCACTTATAGATGATTTAAAAGATCTATGGAATAATGGGGTGAAGGTGTATGATGCATTTAGTAAAGAGACGTTCAACCTAAAAGCTGTGTTGATGTGGACAGTAAATGACTTTCCAGCTTATGGAAACCTATCCGGATGGTCTACCAAAGGAAGATTTGCATGTCCAATTTGTCGTAAAGACACATGTGCTGATTGGTTGACACATAGTCATAAATTCTCATACATGGGTCATAGAAGATTTCTTGCTCCGAATCATCCATATCGCAAGAAAATGAGTTGGTTTAATGGACATCATGAAGATAGGAGTAGACCAAAGATTTCTACAG AATCTACTTCTACGTCATAA